Proteins from a single region of Carassius carassius chromosome 25, fCarCar2.1, whole genome shotgun sequence:
- the LOC132104032 gene encoding HCLS1-associated protein X-1-like, which produces MSVFDLFRGFFGVPGGHYRGDGRRDPLFEGMIHEDDEDEDDDDSGFHHGEFNRPHRDPFDDAFRFGFSFGPGGMRFEEPELFGQIFRDMEEIFAGLGRFDERHGFGHRGAPSVEAPPPQEGAEKGRGRAGSSNPIRDFMLKSPDSSPYTPPLPPPSGAPNDRGSSSPQDPSSHFPQWRPFSKFHDLWKDGQLRPKEGERKEDGDLDSQVSSGGLDQILTPAPSQPKIRSTFKSVSVTKVVRPDGTVEERRTVRDGEGNEETTVTISGPSGRDGPQNQSGPLMPGGLNPSADMQDDFSVFSKFFRG; this is translated from the exons ATGAGTGTTTTTGATCTGTTTCGTGGGTTTTTCGGGGTTCCCGGTGGTCATTATCGTGGTGATGGCCGCAG GGACCCCCTCTTTGAAGGTATGAttcatgaagatgatgaagacgaGGATGATGATGACAGTGGATTTCACCACGGTGAATTTAACAGGCCTCATAGGGACCCGTTTGATGATGCCTTTAGATTTGGTTTCAGTTTTGGGCCTGGTGGGATGCGCTTCGAGGAACCAGAGCTGTTCGGCCAGATCTTCAGGGACATGGAGGAGATCTTCGCCGGTCTTGGACGCTTTGATGAGCGCCATGGCTTTGGACACAGAG GTGCTCCATCAGTAGAAGCTCCGCCTCCTCAGGAGGGTGCAGAGAAAGGCAGGGGTCGGGCAGGAAGTAGTAACCCGATTAGAGATTTCATGTTGAAGTCTCCTGACAGTTCACCCTACACACCACCCCTCCCTCCCCCCTCTGGGGCACCAAACGACAGGGGCTCTTCTTCTCCACAGGATCCCAGCAGCCACTTTCCTCAGTGGAGACCCTTCTCAAAG tttCATGATTTATGGAAAGATGGCCAATTAAGAccgaaagagggagagagaaaagagGATGGAG ATCTGGACTCACAGGTGTCTTCAGGTGGTCTGGATCAGATCTTGACTCCAGCGCCTTCACAGCCTAAGATAAGGTCAACTTTTAAGTCTGTCAGCGTTACCAAGGTGGTCAGACCAGATGGA actgtAGAAGAAAGACGAACAGTCAGAGATGGTGAAGGTAATGAAGAGACTACAGTGACCATCTCTGGTCCAAGTGGCCGAGACGGGCCGCAAAATCAGTCTGGTCCTCTCATGCCAG GTGGGTTGAACCCCTCTGCTGACATGCAGGATGATTTCTCAGTGTTTTCGAAGTTCTTCAGAGGCTGA